TGAATTACGTCTACCTGGACAGGGTCCCTGAAGCCAAAGGTACTGTGAAACTTGTAGGAGGACAGCAGAAGTTTATGTGCCAGGCTGCAAGTGATGGGTTGGCATGTTTGGAAGAGTGACTCCCTGTTCGTCAGGAGGGGCTGAACTTTCTGGAGCAGCTGATTCTGAATTATTTGGGGTTTGCGAGATGCACTGACTTCTAGTTTGGGTATATTATGTTCACTCAGGAGTTCCTGACGATTGAGAAGCAAAAATCAGCAGAAATGTccataagataaaaaaagaacttcACAGTGTAGCCCTCGTCTTAAACATGATATATAAGTAAATGTGAGGAAAACAATTAGGACTATGTGACAAAGTTCCTTAGTAATTTGTGTCTTTGTACCATCACAGTTATAAGGATGTTTTCATCAGTTTGAAAGCgttcatttatttccatctctAGCCTCTCAGTAATTTCATCTGTGGTCTCATTCACAatctcttcatcatcctcttctgcAGAAAACTCCTCCTCCAGTATGGCCTCTATTTTGTCTTCTATGTTATCTGGATCCTCGTCATCTTCAGCCTGATACCTAAACTGTTTGGTCAGCAAAAGAGTAGAGGGTTACTTAGTGATACAGGTAAGATAGTAAGCTTATACATATATAGTGTCATGGTTCACAGTGTTAGTTCCTggttcttgtgtttgttttttgtctgttttggtttgtgttatattttgatcttggtttatatttctgatttttgttatgtttccgtaagatcatggtttgggtttttggtttttgtcatgcttAGTTCAGTTTTACTGTTTGTAGCTTTCCCCATTGTGCTCTgtattttctgttcctggctcatcagttcacctggtctgatttctcacccacttcacctgttcctaaTTACTCCTGCTGTGTATAAATACCTCATGGTTTTCAGGTGTTCCATGTCAGAGCCTTATGGTTAACTCCCTGTTGTGTGTGGATTTTCTGATCCTGagtttttgggggaaaaaaacctgGTTACAGCACTATTCTGTCTCCTGCCTggtctgcctgcatttgggtcctcgcCTCACCTGGTCAAGTGACACGTAGTTTACTTACATTGGTTTTTGCTTCCATAGGGCCTTGCTCTGCCATGAGTTCAGCTCTTCTTTTGGACATTTTCTCCTCCTATATCAAAAAGATGTCTGTTACTCATAATGCTTCCTAATAAGGATGACAAAGAAATGAAAGTAAATATTATAATTAGTATAATCACAATCAAGTTGTTGCTTTACCCGATTTTTCTTGCGTAGATCCTGAAGGAGTTTCAACTGTGCTTTTTGCTTGTCCTGAAGAGCATGCCACTTTTTAAGGTAGGTTGGCAACAGACGCTTCTGAACATCTGTAACATCCACGTCCATGACTACAATAACATCAGGGAAAAGTTGTTTCTGCACCATGTACTGTATCTCCTCAGCATCATGAGGGAAGCCTTCCAAAATGAAGCCTGTGGATCTACAAAGCAGAGTATCTCATAAACACTTTGTATTTTCTAGAGTTCACAAACACTAAGATGCACAGTTGTAATATACatgaatagaacagaatagaactttattgtaattgcaacaagtgcaacaaTGCAAAGAATTATACATATGAAATTACTGTACTGTAGGTAAACAAAATGGCGTTTTCACATGGTGTGGtctgaacattttttaagaGGTGAACTAAATACTTGGGGGAGATCAGTGGTGATTGATAGGAGACATTTTTGGACATGTGTAAAAATCCCTCTAAATTTGCCTACACCATTCAGCCATAATATTTACACTGTTAAATCTAAGTGAATAACAATTCAATTACTTAGAAAAAATTTACAGCGGTTTCTGTCAAGGTGTTGAGCATAGGATGAGACGTGTTCTTTGAGTGGGTGTGTTGGAATGAAATGTAAAGGCATAAAAAAGATTTGCGCAATTATAAATACAAGCCCAACATATAGCCAAATGATTAGGTGAGATGATGTCTAAAATGGtaaaattggtaaaaaaaaaaggtctaaaAATAATAACTAGTAAACCTGCTGAGAGAGTCCTTGGCACCCACGGTTCATTGGCGTGCACAGGAGGCTTGCCCTTGTGATCAGATCACTGAAAAGCAAACTCAATGTTTTCTATAAGAGCAACTGAACGTATTGGAGCTTGCTATGGGGCTGAGTAGGCTCGATGATGCTTATTCTGGACATGTGAGTTTTAGAACTGGACCATGAAGCAAAAGAAGGTGCCTGTTCTAACAAGTTATATCTTCCCATCACTTGGGCAGTATATGTGTTGTTCATCTGGGGACAGTTGACAGCAGTGTGAACTATGAGAAGAATGCAAGGTGGTGGAGGCAGTGTGCCATGCTGGGAAATCTTTAGTCCTGTCATTCATGTGCATGTCACTTTGACATACACTGCCAACAAATGTAATGCTGCAAACCATTTTTTGGAATACCTTAGGAAACTAAATTTCAAGTAAACATAGTAAGGTGATAAGTCCAgttacaaagtaaataaatgtctCATCCCCCATGTCTCAGTGTAATCAGATTAAAACGAGATCCACAACCCCACCTCACAactgatttaatgttttgataAACAACAAAACCTAGAGCAATGAAGTATCTTTACAGCTCCTGAtgcatgtgatttttttgtaattaagcACAAGTTAAATGTCTATAATTCTCCAAAGTTGTGGTCTAAAGCTATCTAGCAAATAAATGTGACTCTAACAGACTAcagttaatattttcttaataGATCCAGATTTTGTATTTAGTTGGGTGCAAGCTGAGGCAAGTAGCATGGTATATTTACAGGTATGGTTCTTGTTTCCAGTATAGTAGAATAACCATATCCAGGATTATTGGACTCAGGGGAGCTTCACCGGAGAGGTATGCTTTTATGGCCATTTCGTTTTCAGTAAGTTCCACTTCCTGCTGCAGACACAAAATTCAGTATCTAAAAGACATAATATACTAAAAAATGGTTCCAAATAAAAGTTAAGCTAACATACCTTAAATTTAATAATCATGCAAATGAAATATGTTTGTGAAACCAACCTCCACGCCATCCATGTTGTGAGAGTTATCCTCCGTCTCATTCTCGAGTTCTTGTCTGGCTTTTTGTATTTGGGTCTCCAAATATGCAGAATCATCTTCTAGAGACATATACTCATCTGCATAAGGTACTTGCTTCTTTGTCTTGGCCATGATCAGCATTTGGAGCAGCTCCCTGAATTGAATGTGAAAGAGTCCAAGTTGCTGTGCCAACCATGCACCATGAGTTGTCTTGCCTGACCCTCTGTTGCCCAGCAAAAATATTCTCAAGGCAGGAGGCTTGaacagaaaaggaagaggagcaTATGAGATCGTTTCTAATCTTCTAACCACTGTgtgacttattttatttctcttcaaaTGTCAGCTTGTACCTTAAGAGGTTTGTCCTGTGCAACAAACTGTGCAGGATTTTGAAGGAAGGAGTCTCTGGCATCCTGGCTGGACAAGAAGTAGGTCTTTTCACGGTACTTAGCAGCTATTTCATCTGAACATGGCCACAGGATGTTGTGGTTTTTTAAGGCAACAGGGCAAAAATGCTTGGTATCGCCTAATATTCTCTTAGATGTGATGTCCTTTCATGAAGAGGAAAGATATTGTTAAAGATATGTTAACATATATCAAAGAAACATTTCTACAAATTTAGTCTTTTAATCTGTAAAGTGAAAGTCAGTATACtgacttcatcctcctcctctgatgCAAAACTCTCACTGTTGCCTTCCTCTGCTCTCTCAAGCTCCGCTAAGGCCTCAATATCTTCTGCCCCCTCATCTTTGTCTAACACAGAAAACTCCCAGGACACATACTGGAAGGGTTCTGAAGATTATGCATTCAAAAGAAACAGATTGTAACACTCCACTAATTGCTTTGCAGCTCCTTTACAGAAGTAATGCCAGGGATCAAAGTTATGACGATATGTGCCAACACACTACACAGTActgttaaatatatatttgaccAGTTTCTTATTTGAAAgattagtcattttaaaatatatatttgaaattaatttaaataaaaaatgactgcttgttttgtttgagtgtgtgtgtgtgtgtgtatgtatgtatgtatgtatatgtgtatatatatatatatatatatatatatatatatatatatatatatatatatatatatatataattttgtttttactcttacTTTCCATCTGTTGAAGGATCTCCTGAAGCAGGTTTTCCGGGGTTTTGCTGTCAATCTCCAGCACAAAGTGGGTGTCTGTTAAAACAGACTGCATCTGCTCCCACTCCTCCTCAAACTGTTGTATTTTCAGTTTATACTCATTCATTTCAGGGCCGTCTGGGTAGCCAAATTCCCAATCTTCAAGAAGCGCCATAGCTTGAACAATATGGAAAGAAGGAGAGAGATATGAACAAACTCttacaaatgtttatttagtgGTGTTAACATACAGTATACTATCCATACTCTGCATGCAAATATTGTACAGACAGGATATGTTGGATTTTGACTGAAAAATCCTGTCccaaataataaatgtaaagaatAATAACCTTTAGGCTAATTCTTAGTATTTTGAAAACAGATTTGGTTTTATCCTTGACCATAAAAACTCATTTCAATGTCATTACGCTGGAAAGTCTTCACACTCATGTCTTTACTGCATCTTCATTAAGATAAAATTTTTCCACTTATAATGATGCAAAATAAGATTTTATCTCATTCCTGAGCATCAACAAGCTCTATTTGTGATGTTACCATGTCTCACCTGGTTTTTTTAAGTCACGTTCTGCAGGACTGGTGACATCAAACTGCTCAGGGTCTTCTGCGAATGAATAGagcacttttaaaataatttaattacattttaaaggcTCAGTAACAGTATATAGGGATGTAGGCTGTGTATTAGACAAATATTACCATCTGTCTCTTCAATAACTGTTTCTAGATTTGACAGTGCCTCTGATTCATGCTCTTTTTGCTTCCTAAAATCGGGAGAAATggaggacaaaaaataaattgtttagttatatgaaacttaaaaaattagaaaaaaaggaaaaaaatattttgcatcTTAGCTTACAAGACTTGTTCCttcttctgaaattgttcaTCTTGTAACCTCCCCCTTATGGCTTTGTTCACGTCCTCCTTATTCATCTCATAAACTCTTTTCAAAACTGTTTAACACATTGTACAACAAATTAGGTGCAACATGTGTCATCAGTATAAACactcaaataaatttaaagccaaatgtgtaaaatgcaaaTGTAAGGCATCAAACACCTTGATGTCCACCACTGTCTCTGAGACAGATGATCATGTCTGGCATAATTCCAGCTTGTTGTAAGACTTCCATCTGGGAAAGGCTTTTAGGAAAGTTGTCAAGCACCCACCCAGTTTTGGTCCCAGCATCTGAGTCCACTTCTTCAATCTGTTACATGAAATGCATTATTACTTCATTTGACTTTACGTTAGTATCATATTTGCTGAGTGTGTGTTGTGAATATGAGTGaatgttacggcccctgcttgttgcagacagctgtggccgtttgtGTGTTGAGCCAGCGTCTTTGTCCACGCCCCCTTTGACTGGCATTCccctggaccagtcaggctgcagctcatGTGGAcgctcaggctgaaaaggctgcagccgagccGGTCTGGAGGGGAGAAGCCAGAAAGGCTCAGGCCGCTTTTCCCCTCAcattgtgcaccgggtgtgtgtgggtgtcgCGACAACCTCCTTTGCCACTATGGGTGCTTTAAGGGTTTAGTTTTGTGTGATTAAGTTTACTTTCGTGTGATTGTTTTCAGTGCTAGGCTAggttagtgttttattgtgttgtgacgacggtcactttagtttatgggcctgctgcttttgtttggttatagtttcctcaccgagttgcggttgtgtcttcgtttgcactcggtgagtgttgggtatatgttttggtttgtttctttctgcaggtccgctaaccccagcacacCCTTACTTTGTGTTACAGGTTGTCATTCACTGTTTCAtgggatttgtaaataaatgtgctttaattttaattcaCCACCTGTCCTCACCGTGTTCTTTTGTTACGCCCTATCACACCccagagtcgggtcgtaacagtGAATGTTATGAATGTCTTGGTAGTGTGTCTGTTAGTATGTATTAGCATGTAAAAattaatatgtttaaatttGTGCTGCATGTTCTATATTCTAACTGCCGcaaaatgattacatttttaatattgttggtacttacaaataaaactgtttcatttaaaaaaaactgtcccaGTGCAGGTGTAAATAGCATAAATGAGTGTTCTGAGTAGTATACTGTTTGTGAGATATTTTGTAGTTTCAGTCACCATGTTTGAGTTCTTTGACATACCTCCTTTATACGCTTCTCGAGCACCTCAGCATACAGGTCAAAGGGAGATGTACTGGATTGTTTAGCTTCCTCAACAGCACCAAGCACCATGGCCTGTACCTCTGGATGATCCTCTGTCACTGAgactaaaagaaaacataaaatattaatatacaCTGCCCACTGACCTCAAACTTAATCCACCATATATACAGAATTGTCTAAGTGAAGAAAAAGCACAACTTTACCTTTAGATGTTTCATCTGATGAAGTGGgaaatgtgcaaaaataattaatcactCCACATGGTATttcaatataaatataaatataacctATTTCCTCATAAAGAATAAGTATTATGATGTGGAACATTATGTTTGAGCTGTCACAAAAACACTATTGTGTATAAACTGTTAATATGAACAAAACTCCACTTGCCCAAATTTTGTCCATCATCTTGCTCCATCTTCATTCTGATTTTCTCTATAGCAACCTGTGTAGTCTCCTTTTTGATTCTGTCAAGCGTCTCCTGTTCAGCCTTGGCCATAACTGGCTGCAGGAGCTCATCGATGTCAAGTATGACTGCACCATAGTGCTGAGCTAGAAGATTACATAAGGTGCTCTTCCCAGCCTGAGAAGGCCCAATGATAGAAACTTTGCACGGGTGCCTTGGCATTGGAGGTAGTAGGTACTGCCTGGGGTTTGTAACAAACTTTTGGTAGGCATCCTGAGATGAAAGGCTGTATAGTTTGTCCAGGAAGCTGTACAGTAGTAAGGATGaaagtttgtttatatttttattttcagttatatTTTGAGTCATTAGGAGAACTTTTTAGGCcaaagaacttttttctttggcCTAAAAAGTGCACTCACCCCACAGAAAATTCAGGCTTGCCAAGAATGATCTTGCCCCCCTTTAGTGCAACAGGACATATTTGGCCCCAGCGACTCCTCCTCCACCGAAAGCCTGGGGCCACTGTCTTGATGGAGCACATAATTCTCAGAAGGTCCtcctggaggaaaaaaatgactCCTGGTTAGCATTACATCTGCATTTATAATGCAGATGTTTGTTGTTTGAAAATTTAATTATACATTTGAGTAAACAATGgtgttttgaaataaaatataagggCTATCACACCATGTCAACACTTTCTGCCAAGTCTTCAATGTCAGGGTGTTGAAGGTGGACTGGAACAGAGACAGGCTTTACAGCCATGGATCCAAGCTTGGACATCACGACCTACAGGCAAAATTAATAATCATCTACAGGCGCAAATAATACAGCACCTGGTGAACATGTACTACTGTCTGTTATTTGTTATTGTCTgttaattaattactttaatttttgttaattaaagcAAAGATTCATCAATTGAGACTCAATGGTTAACATATTGTTTTTACCAAATGAAGCTCCTCAGGTGTATTGTTCCCATCCAGGTCCAGCAAGTACAGTGGATTGTGGTCTGCCATGTAGtcctagaaaaaaaatcaaagaaaacaataaaaaacaaacaaacagaaaaaatagttGCTATTTGAAGGGCAGTCTCTCTTTAGAATTTGACAGCTTAACTTCATTTTAACTTTGCTatcattttactgttatttgaATGTTAATATTCTTACTGATATTAGCACTTTGGTTACACTCATGTTGTTTTAAACaggctgtataaataaaattgactttGACATTTACATGTCTGCAAGGCATTCATTGCTGGTGAAAGCCTGGGTAACTCACTTCCAGTGGTCGGAGCACCTTCTCCATGTAAATGTTGATTCTGTTAGATGCATTTTTGGGAAGATTCTCTGGTGTCCAAAACAGCTGGTCAATGACACTTCTTGGGAGTTCCTCCTCAGTCTAGagaataaataatttgttggtattaaaagtatatatatatatatatatatatatatatatatgtatagcaGGAATCATCCATAGTTATTACATGAGCCATACCTGCTCCTCTTCATTGTCCTCTTCCTGATCCTTGATCTTCTCCTCCTTTCCATCAAACTCTTCATATTTCCAGTGATCCTTGCTGTAGAAATGACCTGTCACTGGGTGCTGCTTTAGACCTGACAGCCTTTGGACCAGGTCCTTGTCCCCACACTGGTGAAGAATATAGGTGATATATTTAGAATACATTTAGTGACAAAACTACAAACCTTTGAAATGACAGAGACTATCAAAATGATTATAAGATACACACATCTTCcaagctgaaaaacaaatgtgcaGTCCTTAATACTAAACAAAATATGAGAATAACCTTGATATTGATGATGAAATCTGGTATCAGCTTGaggtttttgatcattttaatatgCTCTTGTATCTTCTGCGAGTCCTCCGATATTAACGGCAGGCAGCTCAACACATACCCTGCGCACAACATGAGAATGACATGGTGGCAGGACACTGGTATCATCTAACTTAATGATAACTTATCATTCACACTTGGTGTGCTACCATCTATGATTCAATAACACATACTCCTGATTCATTCTGTTAAACCTACGATACTGACACACTGCATAAAACATTTAGTgagtgagtgtttttttttcactcatgaACAGGCTATATTAAGTAAACTCTATGATTTACCATAGTGCTCAACATCAGGTGAATTAAGCTTGGCAAGAATCAGCTGCAGCACTACATCTTCTGGAATACTTCTCCCTTGAGATAAGATGTCGAGGAGCTAGTATTGTCAGACAGAACAACATAGGGTTATAATGGTTATGTGGAGCATGTGTAAACACATAAGAAAGATAAGGATTGCTATGTATGACAGAATATGCCACTCACCTCTAAGCCTTCCttagttttatttcttatgtgtgtgttgagcAGATCAGTATCTGGAAGATTGCAGGAGTAGAAATATCTTATCTTACGCACATCAGTGTTAAAAATACCCTAAAAGGTACCTACCATCAATCAGGATACACTTCCAGGAATCTGCAATTTTTTTGGCCAATGTAGATTTCCCCACACCCTGTCAGAATGGAAAAGGAGAAACTATGTCACATGAAATGGACACTTTTGTGTCTTATGCACAATAATAAGAGGCAAACTAAATTAATACCATTTTAATCAGTTGCAGGCATTAAGAAGATACAAAACTATGTTACAATCATGAAACAGTATGCTGGTTATTATAAAGGGATAATATCTGAATACATTTTTTCCAGATAGGATAAAATGGAGCATTCATTCTGTTGCATTTTACTTGATAGAACATAAAAGaagcaaagtaaaataaaaaggataaacctgtcCACCAACTCTTTAGGAAAAGGATAATTTTCAAGAAGCTAGATTTCTAGATCTCGATTAATCTGTCACCATCAGATTTTAGAACTCTCTCGAAAGggttttaagattttatttatttatttgtaaaagttTTCCTGTTGTCATTACTGATTATCAGGTGGGCTGCATGGtgaaaaactaattttattagTCTTTTCAGCCTTTGCgcacagtttaaaatattttattaacaataaaaaatgatcAATTTGTAGGTTACATTATTTTGaagtattaaatttaaaaagcaaccTTAAAAACACTACTGAAGGATATCTATCTAAGCAGAGCATTTGCACAGTCACATGACCTACTTCCTAAAAATAACAATTGAACTTACAGGCCGTCCTACTATGATGAAGCAGGTGGGTTTGGCAAGAAGACTTTCTCTTTCAGCTTCATCTTCATTTAAGTTGTCCACGAAATCCTCTATTCGAACTTATCCACAGAAATGATcattaacatgacaaaaagacAGTATAACACCAGTAATATCTTGAACCAAGTTAGCGGAAAACTTAACCGTTAGCCCGAACCTATACCTTTGTGTTTTGACCGACACCCCAAGGTGAACATCAAACCTTAACAGCACCTAAACAGTCCTCCGTCAATATCACATTAACATATGCTGTCATACTTACTGCCACTctgagacatttttcttttcttttaagtttctttAATCCGTTAATATGTACTCATCGTATTTAACAAGCATAGGATAGATATAACTTTCGCTAACCCTGCCACACGACTACGGTTGCCGTAGCAACTGACCAACTAACAAACTCAGAAGAGAAAGACGCAGAGATCCAGTAACGGTAAACGGCCTGCCACTACACCTCAAGGGCCTGTCGCTGTTCTAAAAACAGTCAAAgctacatttattattattattattattattattattattattattattattattattattattattattattacctaaTGAGTGCAGGTGTGtcaaaacttttgactggtaccaTGTACTGGATACAACTACATTACGCCTTTGAGCTTTTTGACTCTTAAAGGCACCGTATCAGCTGATAAGTCAGGCGTTCATGGCAGTCACATGACTAAAACATAGCTTGACGGTCCTGAATGCTAACCGAGTAGACTTGTGTGGACTTgttattattagtattttttttaaaacatctttttaatctATCTAAAAATCTCAGAAAAAGGTGTTTATCATCAGCGGAGATAAGATAATTTGTGGCTAATGCTATCTGCCCAAGTTATTGGCCATCAAGATTAGCTAGAAAATCCTGCGGGCTAAGATAAGACAAGTATTAGAATTAAATATGTACACCTGTAATCATTTAGGATTCGTGATATAAGATTATGGATTtataaattatgtttatttctggCATGCAGCTCTTTTGTTGTCTCGTCTGTTCTGGAGCTATTTGAGAACACGGTGGTAAAATGCCTTTGACAGCTGCTATCATCAGTGGGATCCAGAGGATGGTTTTGTATGAAACCAGAGCCGTAAGTCTGACATAACCTTAACCGTCATCATATTAACTCCCAAAGCTTTCAACACTTTTACTATTATGCTAGTTTTGTGCAAGTCTTTTAGTTCAAATTATACAGGCAACAATGCTAATTAAGAAAAGGCGGTTTGGAGGATGGTTTACACACTTTTTTGAATATATCTTGAATATATTTGTCCTGCCCTGAGGAGTGACTAAAATGTAGGGTTAATATAACTGGCATTATTGAGAGAAAGGACAATACCCTGTACAATTCTTGCCTCTTTAGCTCTGGTGGTATCTTCCTGTGAACCCCATTATGAGAGGCAAATATATCTTTACATCTGCAAAAAAGTGATGACTTTTCTTATCATACTTGTTAAGTATTTAATACACAAAAATCATCTACATCTACATAATCTACATTAAAAGAAGCAGGGATGCACTGTAAATGAGTTGTTATTGTTACAGAACAAGAAACACCAGATGGCAGCAAAATACTTTTTATAGTCATATATTTAGTCAAACCGTCGACCTGGGTCCTTTACATTCTATTTGAGACAGTCTGTTTGAGATAATAACAATGATTATATTTGACTTAAATGTACTTATTTTGGTTAGATCCACCTTTTGGTGGAAATATGTACATTTTAGAGACCAATATGTTTTGTATCTTTCCATCTTTGTGAGTATTAACTCAGTTAAAGAAAGTtggaataaatgtttaaaaaaaaacaacttctagCAACTTAGACTTCAACAACTGGTGTTGAGATATATTTACTTAAACTTTGGGATAACAAGGCAGGAATACACTTAGTTACTGTTGAGTTACCATAATGTCTTGCTTAGGCTCTCTCTGATCATGTCACTTAACAGCAGATTTTCAGACTGTAGCTAttgtgaaaaaagaaagcttAGTAGGGTACTGGGAAGTGTGGAACAGGACAAAATGGACTTTAATGGTTGCGGACTGTACTGATACACGATGTACCAATTTAATGCTTTTTAGTGGACTGAAAATCTTATTCCATTTCGCAACCCCGTATGAGAAGAATAATGATTTGAAAGGAAGAGACCTGCAAAGAAGACATAAATCTCAATCAGCAACTTTTACACTGCACTCTTGTGACCCAATATTTGCTGTGCCCACATGCACTCTTGACTGTGTACACTATATTTCCAATATATTTTTTGCCATGTGTTATTATCCTTCAATACCTTTTGTCAAAACCATTAAACTTTACATATAATCAACTTGATCTATTTTAGTAACAGAAGCAACTATGCTGGCTTCCTTGTGCAGTTCAGTTTGATAATCTGTGCCAGATGCATTGTTGTCTAAATTCATGCATTCATTGCTTCCTTATTTTTCCAGAGATATTTTTTGGTAGGAAGCAATCAGGCTCAGACCAAACACAGAGTCCTTAAGATTGACCGCACAGAACCCAAGGACCTAGTGATCATAGATGACAAGGTAAGTGGCAAGTTTCCACCAGACCTAGTACAGTGCTAATGTATATGCTTATGTAATACAGTACAGTGGGCATAAGGCTAAATTATCTAATCACTCAGTCTGTCCCAAGTGTATTGTCAATGTATGCACCGCCTTTTTTATTCCTGCTCATTACCACAATGCATGAGCTAGTGGTacatttgtttgttcattttgtgtgttttttttattatgtctgtTATTATGAAGCATGGTTAAAGATTCATCTTCTCAAGCCTGCGATCCTAGCTATGTACTGTATGCTATAATATAAACAGTGTTTAAATGCTTTATAGAAAGTAGCAAAGACATGCTTTGTGATATCTCTCTTATTCAGttaacatttagaaaatacaGGGACACAATGAAAACCATTAGTCTAAAAACATTATACATAAAGTTGAAAAAGCTCcattattaaatgttaaaatgttgattACTAGCTTCTTTTAATTTCCATAGGTAAATAAGAACGGTGCGTATTCTGCAGTCGCTCACTTGAGCTCCATTTGACGGGGAAGCATTTCACCTACTGAAGAATAAtctaaagacagaaaaaacacaaatgagcaacaGAGGACAGTTGCAGAAAATACTGTACTCACACTTTACAATG
The sequence above is drawn from the Melanotaenia boesemani isolate fMelBoe1 chromosome 22, fMelBoe1.pri, whole genome shotgun sequence genome and encodes:
- the ak9 gene encoding adenylate kinase 9 isoform X1 gives rise to the protein MSQSGIRIEDFVDNLNEDEAERESLLAKPTCFIIVGRPGVGKSTLAKKIADSWKCILIDDTDLLNTHIRNKTKEGLELLDILSQGRSIPEDVVLQLILAKLNSPDVEHYGYVLSCLPLISEDSQKIQEHIKMIKNLKLIPDFIINIKCGDKDLVQRLSGLKQHPVTGHFYSKDHWKYEEFDGKEEKIKDQEEDNEEEQTEEELPRSVIDQLFWTPENLPKNASNRINIYMEKVLRPLEDYMADHNPLYLLDLDGNNTPEELHLVVMSKLGSMAVKPVSVPVHLQHPDIEDLAESVDMEDLLRIMCSIKTVAPGFRWRRSRWGQICPVALKGGKIILGKPEFSVGFLDKLYSLSSQDAYQKFVTNPRQYLLPPMPRHPCKVSIIGPSQAGKSTLCNLLAQHYGAVILDIDELLQPVMAKAEQETLDRIKKETTQVAIEKIRMKMEQDDGQNLVTEDHPEVQAMVLGAVEEAKQSSTSPFDLYAEVLEKRIKEIEEVDSDAGTKTGWVLDNFPKSLSQMEVLQQAGIMPDMIICLRDSGGHQVLKRVYEMNKEDVNKAIRGRLQDEQFQKKEQVLKQKEHESEALSNLETVIEETDEDPEQFDVTSPAERDLKKPAMALLEDWEFGYPDGPEMNEYKLKIQQFEEEWEQMQSVLTDTHFVLEIDSKTPENLLQEILQQMEKPFQYVSWEFSVLDKDEGAEDIEALAELERAEEGNSESFASEEEDITSKRILGDTKHFCPVALKNHNILWPCSDEIAAKYREKTYFLSSQDARDSFLQNPAQFVAQDKPLKPPALRIFLLGNRGSGKTTHGAWLAQQLGLFHIQFRELLQMLIMAKTKKQVPYADEYMSLEDDSAYLETQIQKARQELENETEDNSHNMDGVEQEVELTENEMAIKAYLSGEAPLSPIILDMVILLYWKQEPYLSTGFILEGFPHDAEEIQYMVQKQLFPDVIVVMDVDVTDVQKRLLPTYLKKWHALQDKQKAQLKLLQDLRKKNREEKMSKRRAELMAEQGPMEAKTNFRYQAEDDEDPDNIEDKIEAILEEEFSAEEDDEEIVNETTDEITERLEMEINERFQTDENILITVMELLSEHNIPKLEVSASRKPQIIQNQLLQKVQPLLTNRESLFQTCQPITCSLAHKLLLSSYKFHSTFGFRDPVQQYKERDVIQPLQWPLNTTYPLLFNRYIYFFASMENRNRFMLNPLKYLRQQKPILTLPMNMAVTGPPKSGKTAVAQMFAQKYGLARLSIGEAMRTVLNSQGHTDLAVQMKRLLTQGCVVPDELAIQCLEVVLMSAVCSTRGYVLDGFPMTLGQAKLMTSRSIIPMIVVELELGIVEVLKRGHVDEMNPNKSHLMHDSSEILQIRNSCYKKEVEYVRHYFQQQHQNWFIFDGLKSKWWIWNHVLKEVSTSLKMIHTYLERRKSGKAASINRLCITPNKLNCGLGEFGHHCLVCLALHHHLVDCSESTALTHAAEYKGHYYKLCGENHLEKFLSAPYQFVTPGCPHTLPQPHMLPKKLTEIQVRDRFPQQAEMKGFCPVTYLDGNRRYEALVQGRMEYAVEYRERIYIFETSQKRDRFLRAPEIYWEQKLPNKVPPLCEPVPLTSLPIQGYLEQGISVPVIKALTAAGRLKPKYPFLSAQRSAVLYVALYLKAFNNKSTDYTRHMYRKKLAAFEENCALIPYLSSEMRGNYKPPSDRPIDFEFKMKRFLALGVLGAGVL